GAAAACGGGCGATTGGTGGGGATTATCACTAACCGCGATATCCGGTTTGAAACCGATCATTCCAAAACCATCCGCGAGGTGATGACCTCCGAAAACCTGGTGACTGCTCCAATCAACACCAACTTAGAGCAGGCACAGGAAATTCTGATGCGCTATAAAATCGAAAAGCTGCCTCTGGTAGATGAGAATCAACAACTTTGCGGGCTGATTACCATTAAAGACATCGAAAAAGCCATCCGTTTTCCCAATGCCGCCAAAGACAACAAAGGCCGGCTACTTTCAGGTGCTGCGGTTGGCACCGGCCCCGATACGATGGACAGAGTTTCAGCCCTTTACCATGCAAAGGTAGATGTGATTGTGGTGGATACTGCTCATGGCCATTCGAAAGGGGTGATTGATACGGTTCGGCAAATTAAAAAAACTTTTCCCGACCTACAACTGATTGCAGGTAATGTCGCCACAGGCGAAGGAACTGAAGCGCTGATTAAGGCCGGTGCCGATGCTATCAAAGTCGGAATAGGTCCCGGGTCTATCTGCACCACCCGCGTCATTGCCGGGGTTGGAGTGCCTCAAATCAGTGCCATTTATAACTGTGCTCAATCGGCTAAACCATATAACATTCCAATTATTGCAGACGGCGGCATAAAATATTCGGGCGATATTGTCAAGGCTCTTGCAGCCGGTGCTCATACCTGTATGCTCGGAAGTCTGTTTGCCGGCTGTGACGAAAGCCCGGGAGCTACCGAACTCTACCATGGACGGCGCTATAAAGTCTATCGCGGTATGGGCTCTATTGGCGCGATGAAACGAGGCAGCAAAGACCGGTATTTTCAGGAGGATGTTCAAAAATTAGTGCCCGAAGGCATTGAAGGCAGGGTAGCCTATAACGGTCCGCTTGCCGATACCGTTTATCAACTCATCGGTGGTTTAAGGGCCGGAATGGGCTATTGCGGGGTCGCTTCTTTGGTCGCACTTCGTCAGTATGCTCAATTTATGCGTATTACTTCGGCAGGGCTGCGCGAAAGCCACCCGCACGATGTACAGATAACCAAAGAAGCCCCAAATTATACTGCCGAAATCAGGTAACGCAGTTTCAGAGTACTATCAATCCTCCGACTTTTCTTTTACAATCTGCTTGAAAAGCAAGGAATACAAACACGCAACCCTGCCGGTTTTCTCAAATCAGGCAGGGTTGCTGCAATAAAGATTGCGTTAAAAAAAACCGAATATTATCTGACTACTGATATTTTCGCCCGCTTCACATCGCCATGTTGGGTTTGCAAAACAAGCATATAAACACCCGAAGGAAGTTGCTGTACGCTGAACGGCAGGCTATACTGAACAGAAGCAGCTATCGGTCCATCAAAAACGGAAACTGCTTTGCTTCCATCCAATGCATACAAATTGATAACTGCTTTGTCCGTTTCGGTGGGTGTAAAACGGACGGTTATTTCGTTAGCAGCAGGATTGAAGTTTGCCCGAAATCCATTAATGGAGGATGGATTGGAAATATCATTGACAGACACTCCTCCTCCAATAGTGAGGTTAAAAGCAAACACCGGTGATCCGGAATTGTCGGCATATTCCCCTCTGCTGTCGCTCACTCTAAATTCAAAAACATCCTCTAAGGCTTCGGTATCGGTATTTTCATAAGTAAGCAGCCCGTTTTGCAAATCGGCCAAGGTGAAACTGTCTGAGCCGGAAAGTTGAACACCATCTAAACGCAAAACCCCTGAATTAAACGAAAGCGGATTGGTATCATTAAAATCAAACACCACATTTTGGGGGTTTGCGGGCAACTCCTCATCATCATGTACATTCAGAATATCGGTGGTAATCGGCATTGTTTCACCCGGTTCAACCTGAAGAGTGTCGTTGACCAAAACCTCCGGGTTCAGGTTTTCCCAATAAAACCCTTTGTTGATTGAATAAAAGGCACAGTCGCAGGTTTTGTCGGGGATGGCTTCATAAAAATCTAAAAAAGGCTCAAACGGCCCATCGTAGTCGAACGAGGCAGTGATGATGCTATGAGCATTCAAAACATCGGTACTGTTGTCAAACTTGGCCAACCCTCCCAACTCTTCCGACAAACCCAGAGTAGTCGGGTCTATACAAGTGTAAGGGGTTACGCCGTCCGCCTTAGTCAGGGTTTCGGTATATTTTAGGTAAACAGTCAGGTCGCCGCTTACTGTATTGGTTATAGAAACGCCTCTGTGCACCAAAATCCCTGCTTCGAGGTCGCTATCTGCCGGAGAGAAGGTAAAGTTTTCTTCCCCGGAATAAGAACTCCCGTCTAAAGAGGTTCGAATCCATATATCCCCATCAGAACCGACCACAGTGCCCCTGTAAGTATCGGTTCTTTCGGCTTGTTCTACTACTGAAAAAGTAACTGAGGTGCCGCTTGAACGCCCGATACAATTATTCCCCTGAGGGCAAGGATTGGAGAAACTTAAAACAAGTTCTCCATAAGTGGGGTAGGTTGGACCATATAGACCGACTCCGGGACCTTTGAAGTTTAGGGTATAAGTAGGGCTGCCGGAGGCGTTGGTGTTAAAAACCAAACTTGCCGAACTTTGTTGGGTAAACTGGGTGGGCGGCGTATATATCAGGTCAAACGGAGATTGCCCGTTAGGTTCTATGCTCAGTGTGGTTAACCCTGAAATGGTGAAGTGGGTGAGGTTCGCTCCTTCCAGAAAAAAACTGTTAATCACCAATGTTTCTGTTCCGGTGTTTCTAATCAAAAAACTCAGGGTAGGTGTTGCCGATGCAGCAGTCGGAAAATGAACGGTCTGACCTTCAGGAACTACTTTCATCCATCCGGTCGAATTATTTACCTGTTCAATCTGTATGGTCTGAGCCTTTAAGCTGACAACCATCAAAAAAGCAATCGCAAATCGTAAAAATTGTTTCATTTTTAATTATTAAAGAGGTTTTAGAAATGGCAAAACACTTATGTTTTTGGTTAGGAAAAATCCGAGCTTAACAACACCGGTTAATCAAAATTGTTTCCCTAAAAACATATATAGTTAAAACACAAAGATAAGAAAACCCCTCCTTTTTTTTGCAGGTTAATGACCACAAATCTTGTTATTGGCTCTGTTTAAATCACGCTAAAGGTATGAATACAAACGGGTTTTTCAGGACAACTCCTGGATTTTTGCGCCCGTAAATTCATCCTTGAATTAAGTTTTTTTTGCCTCTGCAACAACGTATTGCACCCCTGCAACAACCCAATGCACCCCTGCATTGACTTCAAGTACCTGTGCAAAGGGTTAATGCACCCCTGCAATGACTTGCTGTGCCTCTGCAAAAGGGCATTGCACCCCTGCAAAAAAGTAAAGTGCCCCTGCATAGGGTCTTTGCACCTTTGCAATAACTTAAAGTGCCCCTGCAAAGGGTCAATGCACCCCTGCAATGACTCAATGTGCCTCTGCAAAGACTTATTGCACCCCTGCATTGGCTTGTTGTGCCCCTGCATTAAATAAATGTCAACCTACTTTTGGGGTTCGATCTGTCAATTCTTACTACAACGGATTTATAAACCATTTCCGGTTTCTTGTTGCAAGAATTTGGGAATTGAACCAATCGAAGGTGGACTGTCTGAAAAACCGGCTAAAAATCGAGTCTGTTACAAAATCACCCTTAGGTGCAGGTTTATTTTTGGCAAACTGCGGATGTTAAACAAGTTTGTTTATTTTTGAGGGGTGGAAAAAATCAAACCCAACTATTTGGAATTGGTTTGAAGAAACATCATTGCAGAAGAATAACTTTTGAAAATCTATTTAAGATGGCAAAAAACAAAACTATCGAAACCGAAAAAGATGTGTACGAATTTATCCACGAATTTGCCGACACAGAACAGAAGCGAAAAGACAGCTATGAAATATTAGAACTGATGAAATCGGTTTCAGGCTATGAACCCAAAATGTGGGGACCCTCAATAATCGGTTTTGGCACTTATCACTATAAATACAAAAGCGGACATGAAGGAGATGCCCCTATACTTGGTTTTTCCCCCCGAAAATCCGCAATTTCGCTGTATGTATATACCGGACTCGATGAACATGAACATCTTCTGGAGGGGCTTGGCAAGTTTAAAATAGGTAAAGTTTGTATTTACGTCAACAAACTGTCTGATATCAAGATTGATAAGCTGACCCGGATGATGAAAGAAACCATCCAATTTATCAACACAAGGTATGGACAACCCTGATTTTTTCACCTTAAACTTTAAGCTATGTTAACACTCGATTACCGCATCCAAATCAATACCACCCCAGAAAAAGTCTGGACTGCTCTCTGGGACTTCGAACATTACAAAACATGGACCCGCCCTTTTTGCGAAGGAAGTTATTTTAAAACAGATGGTTTCAAACAAGGAAACCGAATCCATTTTCTCGTACCGGAAGGGGAAGGGTTGTATGCCGTCATTGATAAAGTTGAGCCGGAAAAGTATATGGCTTTCAGGCATTTGGGTTCGGTCGAAAATTTTGAAGAACTACCTCCCGAAAAAGAACCACAACCGTGGCCGGAAATGATGGAAATTTACCGCCTCTCTCCCAACGAAAACGGCACCGAAGTATGGGTCAGTGTTGATACTTTGGAAACTTATGCCAGTTCAATCGGTGAAAAATTTCCTTTGGCTTTATCCGAATTGAAAACTATAGCCGAAAACCTGTAATCCACCAAAAGTCTAACCCCAAAGATGAAAACCGAAGAAAAAATCCTTACCCTGCACCCACAAGGTAAAAAAGGGGTAAATATCTCATTAAAAAAATATTTGGTAATCAAAGAGTTTATTTTGAACCTGCTTCAAAATGAACAGGAAATCACGTTTGAAAAAATGATTGCTCTTGCCGAAAATGAACTATCCGCCACTTTTGATGGAAAGGTAGGGTGGTATGTCGTTTCGGTTAAACTCGATTTGGAAGCCAGAAAAATTATTGAAAGAATACCCAAAACCAGCCCGCATAAACTAAAACTTTGCCAATGATTACCGCCATCATTCCGAAACTACCCGCTATTGACCTGAATGAAACAGCACAATATTACCAAAAGCATTTTCAGACCTCAATTATTGGACTTTATGAAGACTATTTGCTGATTAAGTTTAATGATGACCTCGAACTACATTTTTACTTGAATAGAAATTTGGACGTAAAAACAAACCCGGGCATGGTTTATGTCAGGGTTTCTGCCAATATCGAAGTGCTTTACGACCAGTTAACCGAAAGTGGTGCGACATTCCCAAAACTTGGAAGTCTGAAAAAGAAACCCTGGGGTTTGCAGGAATTTTCCATCATTGACCCCAATCACAATCTGCTGACATTCGGGCAGCGATTTTGAAAAACAGGAACTAAATTCCATGGTTCTTTAACTTCTGATGGTAGCCTTTTAATATAAATTGATGGTCTTGCACCCAAAAAAATCCAATGTAAAGATGCAGGTAGTTGTCCGAACCGAAGAAACCGCCGATTATGCAGCAGTTTTTGCGTTGAATGTTTCGGCTTTTGAACAACAAAACGAAGCCGTTCTGGTCAATGCTTTGAGAAACAGCGATGCCTTCATACCCGGACTTTCATTGGTCGCTACTGTTGATAACAATATAGCCGGACATATTCTGTTCAGCAAAATCATCATCAAATCCGGCAGCGGGGAAATTTTTGGCAGTCTTTCCTTAGCCCCAATGGCTGTACTGCCTGAACTGCAAAACCAAGGTATTGGAAGCATGTTAGTCCGCAATGGACTACAAAAAGCGGCTGAACTGGGTTTCGAATCGGTCATTGTGTTGGGGCACGAAAACTATTACCCCCGGTTTGGATTTTTGCCTGCAAAAAAATGGGGCATCACGGCTCCGTTTGATGTGCCCGACAATGTATTTTTGGGAATTGAACTCGTTCCAAACGGGCTAACTCATGTTTCTGGTACCGTCATTTACCCAAAAGAATTTGATGAAGTATAGAAACCCGGCTATTTGCCAAATTGAACACTAACCTTCACAAACAAATATGAGCGACAAAGAAATCATTTCCTGGCTACTCGAAGGCGATGTATCCATTCAATACCAAACTTACCGCGACCTCTTAGATACCGAAAAACCTGAACTTCAGAAAAGAATTGAAACTGAAGGCTGGGGGCTGCAATTTCTCAAACAAAGAAATACAAATGGTCATTGGGGAAAGGGATTTTACCAACCAAAATGGATCTCTTCACATTACACTTTGCTGGATTTAAAATATCTCGGAATTTCACCCGGCAACCAACCCGCAGGTCAAACCATTCAAATCATTCTCCAAAACTCCAAAGGCAATGATGGCGGTATTACTGCTTCACACTCAGGTAGGCCGAGCGATGTGTGTATCAATGGCATGTTTTTAAACTATGCCTGTTACTTTCGCGCTAATGAAACTGCCCTACACTCTGTCGTTGACTTTTTACTTGCTCAAAAAATGAATGACGGAGGTTTTAACTGTCAATCCAATCAACAAGGATGTGTTCACAGTTCTCTGCACACCACCTTGTCAGTATTGGAAGGCATCCACGAATACGAAAAAAACGGCTATACATACCGACTCAAGGAATTGAAACAGTCCGAATCAACCTCCCGGGAATTTATCCTGATGCACCACTTATTCAAATCCGATAAAACCGGTAAAATCATTAACCCCAATTTTTTGAAACTGCGATATCCGGGTCGTTGGTTCTACAACGTTTTAAAAGCAATGGACTATTTCCAGTCAGCGAAAACTCCTTATGATAAGCGTATGGACGAAGCCATAGCATATCTGTTCGAAAAAAGGACAAAAGAAGGATTTTGGAAGCTGACCTCCGGACATTCCGGGTTAGTTCATTTTGAAATGGAACAGGCCGGAAAACCGAGTCGTTGGAACACTTTAAGGGCAATGAGAGTGCTGAAGCAATATCAAAGGGTCGGATAACCACTATAAAAGACCCAAGGCTAAAGTTTAACAATTACCCTTGTCATTTAAACTGCCTGTATATGCTGATCTATGCAGAAACTGAACGGTTAATTTTAAGAGAACTATTGCCCAGTGACGCGCAAAGTATATTTGAACTCGACTCCGACCCCGAAGTACACCGTTACTTAGGTGGCGGCTTAGCCCAAAACATTGGTCAAAGCAGACAATACATTGATGAAATCAGAAGGGACTATTTAACAAAAGGAATTGGCCGATGGGCAGTCATTGAAAAAACAAGTCTTTGTTTTGCCGGATGGGCAGGTCTTAAACTGGAAACTAAGACCGTCAACCTGCATACCCATTTTTATGATTTGGGATTTCGACTGGCCACCAGTTTTTGGGGAAAAGGGTATGCAACTGAAGCGGCGATAGCTGCGCTAAACCAAGGATTTGAAAAATTAAATATCTCCGAAATTTTTGCAGATGCAGATCATAACAATGTCCGTTCAAAAAGGGTGTTGGAAAAGGCAGGGCTTAAACTTATTGAATCCTTTGACGATGAAGGTTATAAAGTAGATTGGTACAAAATCACCAAACAAGAATGGCAAACCAGGAATCCGTGGCATATTTAAACCCAACAACCGGCGTGCAATCTGCCAATGTTAACGGCATGATGCTGCATTGGCTTGAAAAAGGCCGGGGTGAGCCGGTGATTTTGATACCCGGAGCTATTGGTGATTACCGTTCATGGAGTTATCAGACGGAGGAGTTCGCCCAATTTTTCAGGGTAATCTCTTTGAGTCGCCGGTATCAGTTTCCGGAAAAATATCCCAAAGGCGGGAGTAGTTCCATAGCCGATAACTGCACCGATTTATTGGAGTTGTTCCGGCATTTAAACCTTGAAAAAGCTACGCTCGTTGGTCATTCTTACGGAGGGTATATTGCCTTAGCTTTTGCAGAAAAATATCCCGAAAAAGTAAACAAGTTGGTGTTGATAGAACCAAGTGTATTTGGATTTATCACCAATAGCCCCTATAATCCTTTCAAGTTAATTCCGCTTGCCCAAAAAGATTTAGCTGCAGCAGTCTCAATGGTGCGTTCAGGTTTTAAAGGAGTTTTCCCGTGCAGGTTCTACCTGAAAACAGGGCAATATGACAAAGCAAAACTTGCCGTTATGGAAGGTCTGACCGGGCATAAAGTAAGTTTGGACGATATAAACGGGTTATTGCGTCAAACTTTGGAAGACAATATCCTCACTTTTGAGGGCGACAGCCGCAATGCTTTTGACTATCCACTGACAAAGGAAAAATTGAAGGCTATACCTATTCGAACATTGCTATTGGCAAGCCGGCAATCCCCACGTTGGTTTGGTTATATCTGCCGTGAGTTGCGACAGTTTCTGCCCAATTCCGAACTGATTTTTATGGATTCCCCAACCCATTGGCTTCATCTCGACCTCCCCGGTGAATTTAATCAAATTGTCATCCGGTTTTTATCCACAAATAAATAACCGACTCCAATTTTCAAAGAAAACCGGTCAGGCTTGCAGAAAAACTAAAATGTAAGCACAAAAAATATCTTTTTGGAACAAATTGAAAGATTATGACTAATTTCGTAACAACTATTCCTGTTCAGGGAGTATATTGGGTGCAGCGAATTGTGCCCTTTCAATTTTCAGGTAATTTTTTTGCCTCGAATTTTTTGGGAAAAGATATTTTGTAGCCCCGGCAATTCACAACACCGGCTATTAATCAACCATACCGTATGAAAACAGAAAACCCACACCTCAGAAAAACCCTGTCAGTCTTTTTGTTCATGCTTGGATTTTGGCTATTTCATTCGTGGCAACTCTCTGCACAGGTAAGTTGCGGATTGGACTTAGCCAGTAATGATGCTTTCGGATGCACCGGAACTTCACAAGTAGAGTTTAGCTATTTCAACAATACTGACCACACACTCTATTCGATTTTTTTTGATAATAATGCGTTAGGTGTCGGATTTGTGGATGTTGATGATGCCGACCTTCCAACAACTACCACCAATGATATCTACATTATTTATGTGGATGTTCCTGCAGGAGCACCTTCCGGAACCTACACTGCAGCTCTTCAGGTATTAAGTAGTTCAGGGTGCGACCAAACTCAATATTTTATTACCATCAACTTGATTCCACAACCGACCGTTGTAGTTAGTGCTACTCCGTCCCCTACCATCTGTTTGGGTGAAGACACACAACTGAATGCCCTTGTTGACGTATCAAACATCACGGTGGTTATTTCACCCGGAACCAGCATCGGTTTTTTAGACGAAACCACCTGGACTATGACCAACTCGCTCGGTAATTTTAATGGGTTTGGAGGCCCTTATGCTCAAAACTCAACCAATTACACCGATTTAACCAATAACAACCCTCCTCTGACTTTCTTTTTAGAAACTCAGGGTATCTTTAACGATAATGTCGCTGTTTACAACATTCTTTGCAACGGAACAACTATCCTTGCCGGTACTTTGCCGGCAGGACAGCAACTGACGATACCCAATATCAACTGCATACCCGACCTGCTTTATCAGTGGTCTCCGGTTTCCGATCTAAGCGACGCTACAATAGCCGATCCTCTTGCTTTTCCGTCAAGCAATACCAACTACAATGTAACGGTTGATTATTTAGGATGTATGGTAACTTCTCCCGACATCCTGGTTCAGGTCAATACTGCAAGCCCGGGAGCCATCGCAGACAATCAGTCAATTTGTAGCGGCGGCGATCCGGTTCCTTTTGTCAATATCAGCAATGGCAGCGCTACCGGTGCTCTTTCCTATCAGTGGCAAAATAGTATTGACGGACCACAGAATTTTTTTTCTGATATAGCCGGAGCAAACGCCATTACTTATGACCCGCCACCGGGACTGACACAAACCACCTGGTACAGAAGGATAACCAAGTCTTCGCTTGACGGTTTTATTTGCGACAGCGAACCCTCCAATGTGGTTAAGGTTTTGGTGAATCCTACGCCCGAAGTAAATGGTTTCGTCTCTCAACCCGGTGTTGTATGTCAGGGGGATGGTATTCAACTTAACGGCAGCCTTTCTGTCCCTACCCTGCTGCTGAATATTTCCGGTGGTGGGTTTATGGATGAAACCTTTTGGACCATGACTGATGCCTTAGGGCAGGTTGTCGCAACAGGCGGGCCTTACAACTTCGCTTCCGATAATTTTATTACCATTCCAAATGCAAATCCTCCCCTTAATTTTACATTGACAACCATTGGAAATTTTAATGACAATGTTGTTGATTATACCGTTCTTTGTTATGATGAAGCTCTTGTTGCCGGCACATTGGCCGGCGGTCAGTCTCTGACGGTTCCAAGTATTAACTGCCCAAACGGGGATATTCAATATGACTGGTTTCCAACGACCGGATTAGACGATCCCACAGTGGCTAATCCAATTGCCTCCCCTTCTGTCCCCACCACTTATACCCTGACAGCATCTTACTATGGCTGTTCTTCTACGTCCGATGGGGTGGATGTTAATGTTATTCTACCTACTCCGGGCACAATAGGCAGTAACCAGACCATTTGTTTTGGAGGAACTCCCAACATGCTGACCAATATAGCACCCGGAACCGGATCGTCAGCCATCACCTATCTATGGCAAAGTAGTACTACCGGCCCTACTGCGGGTTTTTCAGACATTACAGGGGCTGTGAATGCTACTTATAGCCCGCCGGCAGGATTATCGGTTACCACCTGGTACCATCGCATCGCTATTGCCACGCTCAACAGTGTGTCTTGTAGCAGTATTCCTTCCAATGTGGTCGAAGTAACCGTAGTGCCAAATCCCTCACCAACCATCAGTGGTAATCCGGTTATTTGTCAGGGTGCTAACACAGTTTTAGGAACAGGGTTGTTCAACACCTACTTTTGGCAGGCAAGCAACGGAGGGTCAATTAACGGGGCTTTCAATTTGCAAAACATTACAGCCGCCACTGCCGGAACTTACACCGTAACGGTAGCCGATGCCAATGGTTGTACCGGCTCGGCAAGCCAGTTAGTAACCCAAATTCCTGCACCTTCCATCAGTTTTAGTGAACCAGCCGTCAATACTTCCTGCAATCCACCTTTTAACGGTTCTGTGAGCATTGTATCTCCTGTCGGGTCAACTGTTTTTTATCAATGGAGCAATGGGGCTACTACGGCAAATATCAGTCAGCTTCAGGGAGGAAATTATACGGTTACCGTTACAGACAGCAACGGATGTACCGGTTCTGCTACAATTACTGTTCCTCAAAACACCAGCGGACCAATCATTAACGCAATCGGGACCAATGTTATCAGTTGTTTTGAAGACGATGGCAGTATCATTATCAACGGATTGGCCGCAGGAACAAGCTACGTCCTGGGTTATTCGTTTAACGGATCTGTTCAGCCCAATCAAACCCAAACTGCCGATGCGCTGGGCGAAATCAGTCTTTTCAATTTATCTGCCGGAGATTATACCAATATAATTGCAACTTCGCCCGTAGGTTGTCCTTCAAATGCAACTAATATAACGATATCCGGCCCAACATTGCCTGATATCTCTGTACAAACCAACAGCCCTGTTTGTGAGGGCAATTTACTTTCGTTAAATTCAATTCCAACGGGCGGATCGGGATTTTATACTGACTTTATATGGACAGGACCAAACGATTTCGTGGCTTTTGAAGAGGATGTTACTTTTGCAGCCACTACTTCAAACGAAGGCATTTATCACGTTACCGTTACTGATGGAAACGGTTGTACCGGCTCTGCTTTTACTGAAGTATTCATCAATACGCTACCCTTGATAACCATTACCGGAAATTTATTTGTCTGTTTGGGAGAAAGCACCACACTAACTGCTTTTACACCCGAAGGTGTGGATTATTTTTGGGAAAGCGACTTCAACTCTCCGACCATTACCTATACCCCTATTGCTACAGAAGATTTGACAGTATTTGTAACTGATGCGAATGGGTGTAATTCGGCAGCCACTGTAACTGTTACGGTTTTTGAACCACCGGTGATTACCATCACTCAAGATGTGGACATCTGTTTGGGAGAAAGCACCTTGCTCAGTGCATTTTCTCCAAATGCAACTGATTATTTTTGGAATACCTCAGAAACTGATCCGGAAATTTTTGTATCACCAATACTTACAACCCTCTATACTGTAATTGTTACCGATGTCAACGACTGTACCTCTACCGCAACAGTTTTGGTAACTGTACATTCACCTCCTTTTTTAGATTTTTCCAATCCGGTTGCCAATACCGCTTGCTTCCCACCTTTCAACGGGTCGGTCGGTATCAACACCACTACCGCCGATGACTTTAGCTTTTTATGGAGCAACGGTGCTACTACTGCCTTTATCAATCAAATTCAGGGCGGTAATTATATCGTAACCGTAACTGACAATGCAAATGGATGTATCAGCATCGGCACGATTGATGTGCCGCAGGTAACCAATGGCCCCTTTATTACACTCAGCACAACACCTCCTACTACCTGCGGGGGAAATAACGGCAGCATTATCCTTCACGGTTTGATACCGGGTACTGCCTATTCGGTTGCATTTACCCAAAATGGCAGTCCTCAGCCGGTTCAAACTTTAACTGCCAACGGAGTTGGGCAAATTCTTCTTTCAGGATTATCAGCAGGAAACTACACCAATATTTTTGTAGATATTTCTGAATGTCCTTCAAATGTACTAAATACCGTTTTATCAAATCCTGCCTCACCTTTGCTGACAGCAACAACGAACAGCCCGGTATGTCAGGGTGGCAACCTGATGTTGAATGCCTTTCCATCCGGTGGTTCGGGGGTTTATACCGGTTTCGTATGGAGCGGCCCCGGTGGTTACAGCAGTAACCTGCAAAATAACAGCCTCACTGCCACAGCCACCTCAGCCGGAGTTTATTCGGTTACAGTTACAGACAGCAACGGCTGCACTGCTTCTGCCAATACTGGTGTGGTAGTTATCAATGCACTTCCAACGGTGGTGGTAAATGGAGGAAACCAAACGCTATGTGCAGGACAGACCACCGCTACCATCAGTTTTAGTGGTTCTGTCAGCAGTGCTGTTTACAATTGGGTCAACAACACCCCCTCTATCGGGCTTTCTGCATCCGGAACCGGAAATATACCTGCGTTTACCGCACTCAACAATACCGCATCTACTGTAACAGCAACTATTTCCGTAACTCCAACCGGCAACGGTTGTGTGGGTGCTACTCAAACTTTTACGATTACAGTACTCCCCACTCCGAACGTAACCCTGCCTGCAAATCAGACATTATGTGCCGGAACTTCTACGTCCGCAATTATTTTTAGCGGATTGGTTGGAGGTACGCTTTTTAACTGGACCAATAATAATCCTTCCATAGGATTACCATCATCAGGAACCGGAACTATTTCGCCATTTTCAGCACAAAATACCGGTATAACGCCGGTTAGCGCAACGATATCTGTTTCGCCGTCTGCCAATGGATGTACCGGAACTACTCAATCGTTTACCA
This is a stretch of genomic DNA from Sphingobacteriales bacterium. It encodes these proteins:
- a CDS encoding T9SS type A sorting domain-containing protein; this encodes MKQFLRFAIAFLMVVSLKAQTIQIEQVNNSTGWMKVVPEGQTVHFPTAASATPTLSFLIRNTGTETLVINSFFLEGANLTHFTISGLTTLSIEPNGQSPFDLIYTPPTQFTQQSSASLVFNTNASGSPTYTLNFKGPGVGLYGPTYPTYGELVLSFSNPCPQGNNCIGRSSGTSVTFSVVEQAERTDTYRGTVVGSDGDIWIRTSLDGSSYSGEENFTFSPADSDLEAGILVHRGVSITNTVSGDLTVYLKYTETLTKADGVTPYTCIDPTTLGLSEELGGLAKFDNSTDVLNAHSIITASFDYDGPFEPFLDFYEAIPDKTCDCAFYSINKGFYWENLNPEVLVNDTLQVEPGETMPITTDILNVHDDEELPANPQNVVFDFNDTNPLSFNSGVLRLDGVQLSGSDSFTLADLQNGLLTYENTDTEALEDVFEFRVSDSRGEYADNSGSPVFAFNLTIGGGVSVNDISNPSSINGFRANFNPAANEITVRFTPTETDKAVINLYALDGSKAVSVFDGPIAASVQYSLPFSVQQLPSGVYMLVLQTQHGDVKRAKISVVR
- a CDS encoding DUF1801 domain-containing protein, coding for MAKNKTIETEKDVYEFIHEFADTEQKRKDSYEILELMKSVSGYEPKMWGPSIIGFGTYHYKYKSGHEGDAPILGFSPRKSAISLYVYTGLDEHEHLLEGLGKFKIGKVCIYVNKLSDIKIDKLTRMMKETIQFINTRYGQP
- a CDS encoding VOC family protein; this translates as MITAIIPKLPAIDLNETAQYYQKHFQTSIIGLYEDYLLIKFNDDLELHFYLNRNLDVKTNPGMVYVRVSANIEVLYDQLTESGATFPKLGSLKKKPWGLQEFSIIDPNHNLLTFGQRF
- a CDS encoding N-acetyltransferase → MQVVVRTEETADYAAVFALNVSAFEQQNEAVLVNALRNSDAFIPGLSLVATVDNNIAGHILFSKIIIKSGSGEIFGSLSLAPMAVLPELQNQGIGSMLVRNGLQKAAELGFESVIVLGHENYYPRFGFLPAKKWGITAPFDVPDNVFLGIELVPNGLTHVSGTVIYPKEFDEV
- a CDS encoding GNAT family N-acetyltransferase, which encodes MLIYAETERLILRELLPSDAQSIFELDSDPEVHRYLGGGLAQNIGQSRQYIDEIRRDYLTKGIGRWAVIEKTSLCFAGWAGLKLETKTVNLHTHFYDLGFRLATSFWGKGYATEAAIAALNQGFEKLNISEIFADADHNNVRSKRVLEKAGLKLIESFDDEGYKVDWYKITKQEWQTRNPWHI
- a CDS encoding alpha/beta hydrolase, encoding MAYLNPTTGVQSANVNGMMLHWLEKGRGEPVILIPGAIGDYRSWSYQTEEFAQFFRVISLSRRYQFPEKYPKGGSSSIADNCTDLLELFRHLNLEKATLVGHSYGGYIALAFAEKYPEKVNKLVLIEPSVFGFITNSPYNPFKLIPLAQKDLAAAVSMVRSGFKGVFPCRFYLKTGQYDKAKLAVMEGLTGHKVSLDDINGLLRQTLEDNILTFEGDSRNAFDYPLTKEKLKAIPIRTLLLASRQSPRWFGYICRELRQFLPNSELIFMDSPTHWLHLDLPGEFNQIVIRFLSTNK
- a CDS encoding SRPBCC domain-containing protein gives rise to the protein MLTLDYRIQINTTPEKVWTALWDFEHYKTWTRPFCEGSYFKTDGFKQGNRIHFLVPEGEGLYAVIDKVEPEKYMAFRHLGSVENFEELPPEKEPQPWPEMMEIYRLSPNENGTEVWVSVDTLETYASSIGEKFPLALSELKTIAENL
- the guaB gene encoding IMP dehydrogenase; its protein translation is MHKLIQEGLTFDDVLLIPGYSEILPKDVTVNTQLTSTIHLNIPLLSAGMDTVTESAMAIAMARQGGIGIIHKNMTEEQQAEEVDRVKRSQNVVISNPFHLSPDKLVSEANDLMAKYKISGVPVTENGRLVGIITNRDIRFETDHSKTIREVMTSENLVTAPINTNLEQAQEILMRYKIEKLPLVDENQQLCGLITIKDIEKAIRFPNAAKDNKGRLLSGAAVGTGPDTMDRVSALYHAKVDVIVVDTAHGHSKGVIDTVRQIKKTFPDLQLIAGNVATGEGTEALIKAGADAIKVGIGPGSICTTRVIAGVGVPQISAIYNCAQSAKPYNIPIIADGGIKYSGDIVKALAAGAHTCMLGSLFAGCDESPGATELYHGRRYKVYRGMGSIGAMKRGSKDRYFQEDVQKLVPEGIEGRVAYNGPLADTVYQLIGGLRAGMGYCGVASLVALRQYAQFMRITSAGLRESHPHDVQITKEAPNYTAEIR